The genomic region ttatttattttagatcaaCTTGACACCTGGAAACCCAAATTAATCTAGGCATTGACCTTTACTAAAATCATAAGCCAACTGATatctcattaattttattcatttgaaatctttatattaaattttatattatttatttttattcaatgcAATAATAcgtataagatatatatatttgaaaattttatatttcactcAATAGGTCCTATCACTCTTCCATGTACAGgttctatatatacacatcttCAGACATGCCATGAGAATATAGCTCTTTCCAttgttgagagagagagaggaaatctatagagagagagaatggcTGACGCGGCGGTGGAATTGCTTCTGGACAACCTCCAGCAGCTACTGATTTACCACACCCATTTGATCGCCGACGTCAAAAACCAGGTGGAGAAGCTGGAAAGTGATCTCCGCCTCATCAACGCTTTCCTCAAGGCCTCCACCAAGAAGCGGCGGAAGGACGTAATACTGCGACAGCTCGTCCGTGAGATACGCGACGTGGTTTACGAGGCGGAGGACATCATCGACGCCTTCGTCACCCAGGCCGCCGAGAGCCAGGCCAAGAATTACTTCCTCAGAGCTTTCCAGACGCGGGTGAAGCTCGACAGCATCACCACACAAGTCGAGAAGGTTTGCGCCACGGTTAAAGAGATATATGGCGACGAATCCAGGATTGACTTCGCCGCCCTCAATGTCGGAGATGGAGGGGCTGAAAAATCTGAGGTAGCCCTTTTTCCCTTCCGGCTGTTAAACTTGAGAAAACTCAACTGAATTGGAGTTGACTTTATaggaaaaatcataatttcagTTGTTTAATTTAGAcaagttgatatttttagttccgtaagaaatgatttttatcatttagttatgtgattttaaaatttttataattttagtctttttattagattaatttcatcaaaaaattgcatgtaatttgaatataatccagttaaattataattttagttctaatattttataatttcaatcatttttctaccaatttgactaaaaaattacatatgatTCGCACATGCCcttattaaattgtaattttataaatcctATAAATCAATTCATTCACGACAAAGAAAATGCTAACGTACTAAATTATAggatatgaaaatatcaaaccCCCTTATGTTACATAactgaaattgcaatttaataattagtcATGTGTAAGTAAAATGCAAATTTCTGATCAAATaagcaacaaataaaataatcaagttGTTAATGAAACAGAGTATGAAAGAGTGAACTATTTAACGCTGCTGTGAGGTAGAAAACTATTTAAGAGCGTAAGAGAAAAATGtaacttaaaatattagttcctaaaaatattttagaaaatagtacaaatatatatatatatatatatatatatatataactataacttaaaattcaaaatgggCTCGTTGTTAGACGAACGTTAAAATCAGatggagtatttgtaattttttaaacaatgagaaaatatttgtaattatgtcaaatttcaagattggtggttgtaatttatccaagaTAAAGTAAACATTAAATATGtcacattataaatttattaaactatttaaattatttgaattagaaattttcaaaataaactacaaatcataaacttgtatttagattattataatgaggATAAAGTAATTCAAAAAGAAGTTAAAtctatcacaaaaaatatcaaatcgaCTAGAAGCACTCTTTAGATACTTTTAGCTTTTGActtgaacagtgatttttaagtgaaaatttttacttttaaataagtgatttttgttaaaaaaaatatttaaattgtaatagaATACAAAGCGAGTAGTgcttttaaaaagaataaaaaaatagatagaagctaattaaattgacaagtgtTTGAAAAACAATACTTTTAAAGTAGGCTCGATTGATTAAAGACTTATTTGTCcctatattttagaaaaatactatttttttcatgtcttttcttaataataaattatttttctaaaaaatatacatttaatttcaattagtGTACCTTATAAATATGTCACTtatatcattaaaatattgaatactaATAGAAAAGTTgaacatttaatttataatgctATAtctaagtaaatataattgcTCAATCATactcaataaataaacttgcatgattgtcaagatatatattttttttattatttaatgcaacttaatttgtatttttctatatcaaagaatatagcaaataaaatataaaatttcaaaaatattaaatatgtgaaagcaTCCATTTTATTAGTGTAAATTATTCAAACTATTTGAAAACTCTAATATCAACTTCGGATAtgcaattttgaataaattaaaaagggtaaatttaaattaagactattataataatataaaacagtttatttaaaaaaaattaaagccaAAGCAGCTAGAAACACTCGTCAAAGAGCTTCTAGCATTTTGACAAATGCacttttttagcaattttataaacaaaagtTGGCAATGCCCTTTACAGAAATTCTATAAGTAAAAGTTGACATCCCTCCTATTAGATTGTCTTTCCACTtgaattaatcacataattacaaacctaaacaaacaataaaagcgaaatgaaaaaataggaatgaaaaaaaaatttcctttaTGCTTTGGGAATGAAAGTATGCTCCCGACACCCTTTACTAGTTCACAAAAAGGAACTCAAatacctaaaaaatattttttagaagcctaaaattaaaaaatatttttctaaaactcTCACAAATACTAACTAAATGTgatacttttttgtttgtttttaatttgtcGCTTGAGTCATAATCGtgaaaataggaaaataaaCTGAAAAGCATTTAAGTGGTACTTAGTCATATTTATATACCAagattttttcctatttaattattttcctatTAATACCACAATGATTCAGtaccttttaattaataatttagaaaaaattgtaattttggtcctataatttaaaagggtGACATTTCTTATCCCGCAcgaattatttttcattattattttatgtgactttagaatattgataattttagtcatttttcaaccaatttagtttaaaaaattatatgtgattTTCACGTGATCCAATTAATGGAACTAAAAGTgtataagtaattattattattatttgtatagtacatatttatttaggttctgaattttcaatgattttatttctttaaatattattatcaaacaATATTTGTTCGTTCTTTGGTTGCATTAAATCAAATCctccccccccaaaaaaaaagaaagtttaattCATTAATGTCTAAGTTATgcataattcattaatttttttttataaagaaaaagaaaatcttgaaattaaggcatatatatttttcaggcTACTTAAAGTGCATCAGTGCAGATTATATAGGTTTAGAATTACTTTGATTTCTAATTTCTATCACTCTTGCATTGAAATTATTCACACAGCGTCCCGTGGTAAGACAAGAGAACGTGGTGGGTTTTGAAGACGAAGCAGAAAAATTAATAGGTTATCTGACTGAAGAAACTCAGCTGCTTGATGTCGTCTCCATCATCGGTATGCCCGGTCTTGGCAAGACAACTTTGGCGGGAAAAATATTTCGTGATCCAGCAATCCAGTATGAATTTTCCACTCGCATATGGGTTTACGTCTCTCAAGAATTCACAAGAAAAGATATATTTCTTGCAATTCTGAGAGAGTTCACTAGGCCCGATGAGGAGATGTATCAGAAAAATGATGACGAGTTAGCCCGACTGGTTGCGTCTTATCTAGAGAGGGGTAAATTCTTGATTGTCATGGATGATGTGTGGACAGCTGAGGATTGGGATAAACTCCAAATTGCTTTGCCAAAGAGCAATAAGATGGGTAAAGTCTTGATTACTAGCCGTCATGTTGAAGTTGGTCAGTATGCTAATAAAAATAGGCATCCCCACAAGTTGCGTTTCTTGACTGAGGAGGAGAGTTGGTTGCTGCTCCGGTTGGAGGTCTTTGGTGAGCCTGAGTGCCCTCCTGAGTTGGAAGGTCTGGGAAAACTAATTACAGAACAGTGTGACCGATTGCCACTCGCAATTGTGGCAATTGGAGGCATTCTTTGCGAAAAATATTCAGCATTAGATGATATGACTGCTAAACAAAATGCATGGACAAAAGTATCTACAAGTGTGAGTACATATCTTAATGAGGACCCTGCGAGACGCATGGAAAATATTATAGCATTGAGTTATGATAAATTGCCTTATCACCTAAGAGCATGCTTTCTCTATTTGGGGATGTTCCCAGAAGACTATGAGATCCCAGTTTGGAAATTAATTCGCATGTGGATTGCCGAGGGATTCATACAAGAAAAATCTGGTATCAGCTTGGAAGAAACGGCAGAAAACTATTTAGAGGATCTTATCAATAGAAATTTGGTAATAGTTGATAAGAGGAGACCTAATGGTAGAGTTAAAACATGCCGCATTCATGACATGCTTCGCAACTTTTGCAGAAATGAAGCTGGAAGCGAAAGGGAAAATTTTctccaagaaattaaaaggtCTGGCAATGGATTTGAACCTTCGATCAGTCAAGTAGAAAAGTTTCGTCGTCTTTGTATTCATTCCAACATCCTACACTTTTTCTCTTCGAAACCTTTTGGTCCTCGTGCCCGGTCCTTTGTTTGTTTCTGCAAGGAAGAAGTTGGCTTGCCATCAGAATACACTTCAGCCATCCCCACAGCTTTCAAAATGCTTAGAGTTCTAGAAGTCCAGCCcatcaaatttacaaaaattccTAGTGACATATACCAGCTGATTCATTTGAGGTATCTCACCATATCCTTCAGTTTAGCAGTTCTTCCTGCAGCCTTCTCCAAGCTTTGGAACATGCAAACTCTTGTGGTTGAAACCACATCTCGTACCTTGGAAATCAAAGCTGATATTTGGAAGATGATTCAGTTAAGGCATTTAAAAACAAATGCCAGCTCTACTTTGCCGAACCCAGGAAAAAGTAGTAAAGAAGGTGAAAAGCTTCGCACACTTGGTACAATTTCACCACAAAGTTGCACAGATGAAGTGTTTGAAAGGGCTCgcaatttgaagaaattggGCATTCGTGGGCGACTAGCCTTGCTTATAGACGGCAAGAGTGGATCATTTGATAGTCTGGGGAAATTGGAAAATGttgaaaagttaaagctaCTCAATGATGTATTTCCTAGTCCACCTTCGGAAGGCCAATTGCGTGGTCTTCCTCCACCATACAAATTCCCAAAGAAACTCAAGAGCCTGACATTAGCTGATACTTTTCTTGATTGGAGTAATATGTCAATTCTAGGACTGCTGGAGAATTTAGAGGTGCTCAAGCTGAAAGATAATTCATTCATGGGGAAGCGCTGGGAGGCAGCGGATGGAGGTTTTCGCCATCTTGAAGTCTTGCACATCGGGAGAACTGATCTAGTTTTTTGGATAGCTTCAGCTCATCATTTCCCTCAACTTAGACGTCTTGAGCTGCAAAATTGTGAGGAACTTAATGAAGTTCCAATTGGGTTGGCAGATATCGAAAACTTCCAAGTTTTGGACTTGTACCATACAAAATTTGCGTCTGCCTCTGCCAAGAAAATCGTAGAGGCAAAAAAGAAGCAAGAGCAAAACGGCAAGGCCGGTGGATTCAAGCTCTCCATTTTTCCCCTTGAGGAATGATACTCACCCTCGGTTCTATCTCGACAGGTAAGTAAAACTTTCATGTACTTATTCCTTGAGTCCCTTGTTGAATGCTAATTGTGTCCcattttgagaaatatatCCTTACTTCCAGTATTCAGAGGGAAATAGCATTTTCCATCTGGTAATTTAGGGTCTTTACACTTTTAATCCTATTAACTAAGAgattctcaattttggtcctaaaactattttaaaaaattaacacttttggtctcatgacatctttttattagatatttaacCGAATAGGCCACGTGACCGTCAACTAGATTAGATAAAATGttacttttttaaacttatgAACCAAAAGcgacaatattataactgATAAGAGCAAAACTGTAAATGCCTTAGCTAACGGCCGCATGCgtcattttttgtattaaacgGAAAGGTGTCATGAAACCATACATGTCAGCGCCACACCTACTCCCACACACTTCGGAAACTTTGTTTTGATAAGAACTAACGACTATTAAATATCTGTGCAGGCACATCACAGAAAGGTTCAAAAAGATTACTGAGGATGTCTGATGCATGAAGATCTTGTTGCTTGAATAAAATGCTGGGCGCAGTTCATTCTGTTCCTTCCGCAGAACTCCCTAAATATTGCACTTTAATCTTTTGAATGAATAATTACTCGTGTGTTTCGTGCGATTTGTTTGTTACCTAATTAGACTTGTATGTTTTGAGACTATGAAATAAGCTGTTTTGATTTGACTATATactcatttcaaatttaataacattcaGTGACTACTGttgattaattagaattatcaACAAACTTCTCAGAAAATATGTGATCCAAGAAGCACTTTGTAGGACAAAGTGTGCTTGCCAATTGTATATTGTATTGGATTCAATTAGACATCTGTGAGTCATTGAATACACAGAGCCAGAagggggttcacaagtctaaagACCTTTGGTTCTatagagtatatatatatgttatatacattgtcaacaaaataatatataattgatgctAGTGATTATTTggatttacaaaaatatatatttgattttctttgttaattgCAGTGACTATTTGgattcatatttataatttcttgaatctatgtttttttttcttgttttgtaaATGTAATATCACAACAATCTTATTTTCGTtgaatgataataatttattattaaataattaaacatctTCTCTactttcaaaaaatcaaatagcAGATAAGATTCTTtagaattatttatgaataaaaataaaatcatcgTTCACTATTGTGGctaaataaaacttaaatctATGTAttattcactacaaaaaattaattttatgaaacgGGCTTTGGAatggattttaatttgtaacaaATACACACGGATTTATAAACGAGTTTGTAAGGGGCAACTACCTGCTCTTGTGGTTAGTGTTACAAAAACTTGCagcaaattacataaatttgttataatttggaACAGACTTGGAATGGATTTCTGAACTCGTTACAAATTCTATTCAATGTAcaaatattagttaaattaaatttgtaggGGTGACgaaatttggaataattttatgtttatatgttattatttttttgttacaatacccattacaagttttacttttttaaagacttttacttattttttatcaattcaactattttaattttaaattaattcatttctaaattttattcgataattataatatcatattataacaaattatatcaaatttgatttatagctttttaaaattcgataaattCAAACGATAGATAAATTGAACTgcagtaaaatattaaaaacaaaattaaaaaaaattatattaattaaaaaatattatgaaaatataaatttaagaaaaaaaatcaaaaaaatctAATCTAAACCAGCCTCTTTGTCCTGCTCCTTGTCATTTCCCAGCAAAGATTTTGAAAACTCTAAAACATCTCGGCTATGTTTGGCTTtggttttgggccatctcagGATGGCTCAAAATAGAAGCAATGTTTGCCATTGCTTATTTTGCCatgtttttgtcttgtttttaagtattttgtcttgtttctaagtatttgatttttaaatacaaatatattttattttaaccacttaatattttatacgtaatgttttctacatcattgaaataattaaaaattttaaaaaatataaaataatatataattattttacgcggttaattcatatattacattatttgaataatgtatttaaatttatcacctcgaatagaacaactaacaaaaaatattgttaatctattattagagtgcatttaattatttttaaaagtgtatttacataaattatttttttcattttcatacatatataattaggaaataatatttattttaatccactcacaactaaataaattatatatatttttatacatatatatatatacaaatatatataaaagagacatgatttgacaatgaacaatattttttgtctccccacatacttattttatattatctccaaaaacaaatccaaacatacacactatctctaacttatttttatttatctttatttttctctctctatctccacaaaatacccaaaaacaagttaaaaacaaaaccaaacataatgctCATCGTCTGTAAAGTCCCAACAGTGCTTACgttaagaaagaaatataaaaaattattaaaattaagtcaGTAATCACCATCAGAATTTTCAGTTCTaaccagaaaaaaattatatcataatattatttttccttacAACATATTActatttaggataaattacatttaccttATCTGAAATTtgccataattataattattgccTCGTTGTTTGCGTCCATAGTGTCTCAACGACTCCATCACCACTTTCACCCCTTTCGTCATTTGTTTTAGTTGGAGAgcgcttttttcttttttgatgaaTAGGGGAAAAGAAGCGCAAAAAGAGGAAAATAATCTACAAAACATAGAAGGCAAAATGTGACTTTACCACCctcaaaatttttaacatatttccgattttgttttacaaaaaaaaaaacaaaattaatcagGGGTAATGTTGTCATTTCACTCTTGCCATAAGGGGAATTGCACAGTTATTTTGGAAATTTATGgggcatttataatttttaaacaattaaacaataatcttaattatgccaaacctcaagaaaaattatacataagttccagaaatttttaaacatcagaaaaaaatggcagacaattttaaaaataccaaaaatttacaaaaatctttttaaaaattaccaaaaatttacataaattagaaaaattacaaagacaTTATagaaatt from Sesamum indicum cultivar Zhongzhi No. 13 linkage group LG3, S_indicum_v1.0, whole genome shotgun sequence harbors:
- the LOC105157415 gene encoding putative late blight resistance protein homolog R1A-10, translated to MADAAVELLLDNLQQLLIYHTHLIADVKNQVEKLESDLRLINAFLKASTKKRRKDVILRQLVREIRDVVYEAEDIIDAFVTQAAESQAKNYFLRAFQTRVKLDSITTQVEKVCATVKEIYGDESRIDFAALNVGDGGAEKSERPVVRQENVVGFEDEAEKLIGYLTEETQLLDVVSIIGMPGLGKTTLAGKIFRDPAIQYEFSTRIWVYVSQEFTRKDIFLAILREFTRPDEEMYQKNDDELARLVASYLERGKFLIVMDDVWTAEDWDKLQIALPKSNKMGKVLITSRHVEVGQYANKNRHPHKLRFLTEEESWLLLRLEVFGEPECPPELEGLGKLITEQCDRLPLAIVAIGGILCEKYSALDDMTAKQNAWTKVSTSVSTYLNEDPARRMENIIALSYDKLPYHLRACFLYLGMFPEDYEIPVWKLIRMWIAEGFIQEKSGISLEETAENYLEDLINRNLVIVDKRRPNGRVKTCRIHDMLRNFCRNEAGSERENFLQEIKRSGNGFEPSISQVEKFRRLCIHSNILHFFSSKPFGPRARSFVCFCKEEVGLPSEYTSAIPTAFKMLRVLEVQPIKFTKIPSDIYQLIHLRYLTISFSLAVLPAAFSKLWNMQTLVVETTSRTLEIKADIWKMIQLRHLKTNASSTLPNPGKSSKEGEKLRTLGTISPQSCTDEVFERARNLKKLGIRGRLALLIDGKSGSFDSLGKLENVEKLKLLNDVFPSPPSEGQLRGLPPPYKFPKKLKSLTLADTFLDWSNMSILGLLENLEVLKLKDNSFMGKRWEAADGGFRHLEVLHIGRTDLVFWIASAHHFPQLRRLELQNCEELNEVPIGLADIENFQVLDLYHTKFASASAKKIVEAKKKQEQNGKAGGFKLSIFPLEE